A DNA window from Rhizobium jaguaris contains the following coding sequences:
- a CDS encoding porin: MNIRSLLLGSAAALAAASGAQAADAIVAAEPEPLEYVRICDAYGAGYFFIPGTETCLKIGGRVRTEGEWYDAYNPSSKNGTLWHTRAELSIDTATDTEYGPLKTNTVYRWDWQEGGTTSTKLLWANISLAGFTVGKLDSQYNLYMGYAGNVINDDVVYDGPKELNQFTYKYDAGNGFTAVISLEDSNSSADTSSYGGAWQTGKANHYAPDVVAGAGYKAGAWTLRVIGGYDSIVEEGAVKARIDADFGDFKAFLMGGWNTDGDKLNKYAGSYLNTNRAACPTNGADCGWGDWAFWTGASYQLTPKLQANAQVAYTDSKIFAATANVAWRPVKDLLIEPEVSYTDWDAADQDQWAGVLRFERKF, translated from the coding sequence ATGAATATCAGAAGTCTTCTTCTCGGTTCGGCCGCCGCCCTGGCAGCCGCGTCGGGGGCACAGGCGGCTGACGCCATTGTGGCCGCCGAGCCGGAACCGCTTGAATATGTTCGCATCTGCGACGCCTATGGCGCCGGCTACTTCTTTATTCCGGGCACCGAAACCTGCCTTAAGATCGGCGGACGCGTCCGTACCGAAGGCGAATGGTACGATGCCTACAACCCCAGCAGCAAGAACGGTACGCTCTGGCACACCCGTGCCGAGCTCAGCATCGACACGGCGACCGATACCGAATACGGCCCGCTGAAGACCAACACCGTCTACCGTTGGGACTGGCAGGAAGGCGGCACCACCTCCACCAAGCTGCTTTGGGCCAATATCAGCCTCGCCGGCTTCACCGTCGGCAAGCTCGACTCGCAGTATAATCTCTACATGGGCTATGCCGGCAACGTCATCAACGACGACGTCGTCTATGACGGTCCGAAGGAACTCAACCAGTTCACCTACAAGTATGACGCCGGCAACGGCTTCACGGCGGTGATCTCGCTGGAAGATTCCAACTCGTCGGCCGATACCTCGTCCTATGGCGGCGCGTGGCAAACCGGCAAGGCCAATCATTATGCTCCCGATGTCGTTGCCGGCGCCGGCTACAAGGCGGGTGCATGGACCCTCCGGGTTATCGGCGGCTATGACAGCATTGTCGAGGAAGGTGCCGTCAAGGCGCGGATCGACGCCGATTTCGGCGACTTCAAGGCCTTCCTTATGGGTGGCTGGAACACGGATGGCGACAAGCTGAACAAGTATGCCGGTTCCTACCTCAACACCAACCGCGCAGCTTGCCCGACGAACGGCGCGGATTGCGGCTGGGGTGACTGGGCCTTCTGGACGGGCGCCAGCTATCAGCTGACGCCGAAACTGCAAGCCAATGCTCAGGTCGCCTACACTGACTCGAAAATCTTCGCCGCCACCGCCAACGTCGCCTGGCGTCCGGTCAAGGACCTGCTGATCGAGCCGGAAGTTTCCTACACCGATTGGGACGCTGCCGACCAGGACCAGTGGGCCGGCGTGCTCCGCTTCGAGCGTAAGTTCTGA
- a CDS encoding OpgC family protein: MNSRANIDLASATRVSLPKAATQRDTRLDVLRALALITIFINHVPGQFLEGLTTKNFGFSDGAEAFVLISGISVGLAYGTRFKPGNKLSIAWKAIRRALTLYAAHMITTFITLVLFISGAWIFRQPGLLCEVNILAVLMDPARGISALLLLGHQIGYNNILPMYGALFLMLPLILVLEARSPLLLLSVSGSVWLVAGIYHIAPHTMLLDGFWFLNPLSWQFLFVIGFVAVMHVTRGGRISYNPILFALSLAYVVLSLIWVTDKLWMLGDHLAAFGLPTVVTGFDKTFLSLPRLLHVLALAYLIISMPTVSRLLRRPADHPLAILGRHSLNIFVAGTILAMAGQVILYVTNKDPAVGGAYVLVGIVAQFAYAYYLEHKRLNTAGQRPVATSVGAIPLPMRIEKRR, encoded by the coding sequence ATGAATTCCAGGGCAAATATCGACTTGGCTTCGGCGACTCGAGTGAGCTTGCCGAAGGCGGCGACGCAGCGGGATACGAGACTGGATGTTCTAAGAGCCTTGGCCCTGATCACGATCTTCATCAATCATGTGCCCGGCCAGTTCCTCGAAGGGCTGACCACCAAGAATTTCGGCTTCTCCGATGGAGCGGAGGCGTTCGTGCTGATCTCCGGCATTTCCGTCGGTCTCGCTTACGGCACGCGATTTAAGCCCGGCAATAAGCTTTCAATTGCCTGGAAGGCGATCAGGCGCGCCTTGACGCTTTATGCGGCGCACATGATTACCACCTTCATCACGCTGGTGCTGTTCATCTCCGGCGCGTGGATATTCCGTCAGCCAGGCCTGCTCTGCGAGGTGAACATCCTTGCCGTGCTGATGGATCCGGCTCGGGGTATTTCGGCCCTGCTGCTGCTTGGGCACCAGATCGGGTACAACAATATCCTGCCGATGTATGGTGCGTTGTTCCTGATGCTGCCGCTGATCCTGGTGCTGGAGGCGCGAAGCCCGCTGCTCTTGCTGTCGGTTTCTGGCAGTGTCTGGCTGGTCGCCGGCATCTATCATATCGCGCCGCACACAATGCTGCTGGACGGCTTCTGGTTTCTCAACCCGCTCTCCTGGCAGTTTCTGTTCGTCATCGGCTTCGTCGCCGTCATGCATGTGACGCGTGGCGGCCGGATATCCTATAATCCGATCCTGTTTGCGCTATCGCTCGCCTATGTCGTTCTGTCCCTCATCTGGGTCACCGACAAGCTCTGGATGCTCGGCGATCATCTCGCCGCGTTTGGTCTGCCCACGGTTGTCACCGGTTTCGACAAGACCTTTCTGTCGTTGCCGCGACTGCTACATGTGCTGGCGCTTGCCTATCTCATCATCAGCATGCCGACCGTCTCGCGATTGCTGCGCCGGCCCGCAGATCATCCGCTGGCAATCCTCGGGCGGCATTCCCTCAACATCTTCGTTGCGGGCACGATCCTCGCCATGGCCGGCCAGGTCATCCTCTACGTCACCAACAAGGACCCGGCTGTCGGCGGCGCCTATGTCCTCGTCGGCATCGTCGCGCAGTTCGCCTATGCCTATTATCTCGAGCATAAACGGTTGAACACAGCCGGCCAGCGGCCCGTTGCGACGTCCGTGGGTGCGATTCCGCTGCCGATGCGCATCGAAAAACGTCGATAG
- a CDS encoding GH36-type glycosyl hydrolase domain-containing protein: MTSQNLSTVPPRDSEAKQIDHNDSIRAAYFSNDQIRECGSVFARNGANTKLPGFAPFDFFARHKENEKEILRVYRSANADVDAGESITPAAEWLLDNHYIIEEAIQEVRRDFPKKFYDQLQTITIDGMVMPRTLALAWLYVAHTHSTVSNQGLLALVEGFQSHEMLKIGELWAVPSLVRYVLVDNLRRISSRVEQSRLTRKKANAAVDELIRINDDAKVTEFLRTLEPYTSDNTFATQFLYRLRDGSHTSGLAVTWLERRLADAGTDAETVMMAEHNRLSSGNVTMGNIIKSLRLIDDTDWSGWVEEVSAVDKLLWDETDYAKLDPGSRNSYRRAIEKLARRSDKTEMEIAQVAMAMTEAAKVSGEPQPHEPNIGDFIVGQQIEKLEKAIGFSPKLSQRFVRQWRKFNWLAIAAPVLLLTVIALWIVGYFMIQAGMGWAETIILLLMFSLPASEGATGLFNFVVTMYLTPARLVGYEFKEGIPEEARTLVVVPTLIANRDSVDELVRNIEVHYLANPLGEVYYALLSDWPDSKEEESERDLEILDYARREVANLSARYAEDGKQRFYLLHRRRLYNPAEGAWMGWERKRGKLHELNLLLRGDRDTTFLPGANAVPKDVKYVMTLDSDTRLVRDTVTKLVGKLHHPINRPVFDPESKRVVRGYGVLQPRVTPSLTTGKDASVFQRVFSVNRGLDPYVFAVSDVYQDLVEEGTFTGKGLYHVDAFEASLKGKIEENAVLSHDLLEGSMARCALVTDCELVEDFPIRYEVEVSRQHRWARGDWQLLPYLFNPKRGVTGLGRWKMMDNLRRSLTPIAWFFASVLGWYFMGPFAALIWQILLIFCLFVAPTLSLINGIIPRTSDIVARAHLYTVWSDIRAANAQVALRIVFIADGACIMADAIGRSLYRAFVSRKLMLQWRTAASAQAAAQTTILGHYRVMWHAPVLALLALAFASVSGDNAFFVGIPFALLWMLSPAIAWYVSQTAETEDKLEVPESVSAELRKIARRTWRYFDTFVVDQQNHLPPDNVQQTPHAVVASRTSPTNIGVYLLSVISARNFGWTSFEETIDRMEKTMATVEKLEKFRGHLCNWYHTDTLKPMGARYVSAVDSGNFAGHLIAVSSACRIWAEAPSAHMQGNLDGIGDVAGILGEMLAELPDDRKTVRPLRHRLEERIIGFRNALAAVKREHEFASIRIINLSVLAHDIQKLAANLDHEVKSPQSGEVLTWSESLVKVCEGHIADSVFDLANVDALRQRLAKLRDRMREIAFGMDFSFLYRPERRLLSIGFRVETNELDAACYDLLASEARLTSLFAIAKGDLPTEHWYRLGRQVVPIGSRGALVSWSGSMFEYLMPPLVMQERQGGILNQTNNLIVQEQMNYAKRLGAGIPWGISEAAFNARDHYMHYQYTNFGVPSLGLKRGLGQNAVIAPYASILASQYRPEAALENLQKLRKVGALGTYGFHDAVDFTPTRVPEGKKCAVVYNYYAHHHGMSIAAIANVAFNGRLRELFHADPVIEAAELLLQEKAPRDIPVMAAKHESDQPANIQEDMLRPEIRKIADPATQDRELAFLSNGHYSVMLTATGAGYSRWNGLSVSRWRPDPTEDRWGTFIFLRDTVSGQWWSTTSEPRSVEGEKVKVSFSDEKVEYTKTIGDLTSEVECIVGTENDAEGRRVTLLNMGTEDRFIEVTSYLEPAIASDDVDSGHPVFARMFVRTEIGSSGDVIRAERNKRDYNEPDMSIAHLVVDNAGSERPTEFETDRRKFLGRGRTLAEAAAFDPGATLSGTDGFTMDACLSLRRVVRVPAGKKVSIIFWTIAAPNREDVDKAVERYRNPDTFGVELTQAWTRTQMQMRHVGVTSQQAAAFQKLARYLVYPDMHLRADGATVQAGLHSQSALWPVTISGDFPIFTLRINDDIDLEIAREALSAAEYMRSRGINADLVIVNERAADLAQDMQRELDKLVEHVRHNQGDGLRQNIFSVRKDLIENETYQQILATSRVIFHARNGKLVDQIARAATLFASAQSDESAPVNRLAVPMIPQGSVFASDVLESQDDLDFWNGYGGFADNGREYVVRLAGGQSTPQPWVNVISNERFGFHVPAEGGGFTWSHNSRDYQLTPWTNDMVINRPGEALYVTDLDSNTVMTPYAGLSRNPKVQYEARHGLGYSVFSSEQDGIALELAQTVDRERPVKLFRLRVRNTGAGARRLRLYNYAEWVLGTNPHKTRPFILSSLDEETGALFANNPYSIDYSKRVAFMAASEAHSSFSASRREFIGRYGTVQMPEAVVSGAVLSNSTDLDGDPCAALAFDLTVAAGEQKDICFYMGDTASLEEARALVADIRKADFETVLSASRGFWDGFTGRLQISTPDKAMNNMINAWLPYQSLGCRIMARTAFYQSSGAFGFRDQLQDTLAFLMHAPELARKQILNAAQRQFREGDVQHWWLPGSGAGVRTSISDDVVWLAYAIDQYCTVTGDKSLLDEELAFVEGAALMPGTHDVFYQPTVSQDKVSVYEHAALALDLAIKRKGGNGLPLILGGDWNDGMNRVGIQGRGESVWLGWFLAGTLTAFLPYAEARGDKERVERWKKHLPELRKALETAGWDGSHYRRGYFDDGSPLGSDENFECQIDSIAQSWNILSGEGDRGRGEMAMNAVLEKLVDDDNRIIRLFTPPFAKSARDPGYIKSYPPGVRENGGQYTHAATWVVMALAEMNRGDDAWHCFDMLNPVNHARDRDQADTYRVEPYVVAADIYGEGQLTGRGGWTWYTGSAGWLYRVAVEGILGIRVKNGRLFVKPALPSSWDSFAADLDLPSGNYRISVSKAPDAKGYLVSVNDRAIAHPEEGYPIGQ, from the coding sequence ATGACATCTCAAAATCTCTCCACTGTTCCGCCGCGCGATTCTGAAGCCAAGCAGATCGATCATAACGATTCGATCCGTGCTGCCTATTTCTCCAACGATCAGATCCGGGAATGCGGTTCTGTTTTCGCCCGCAACGGCGCCAACACGAAGCTGCCGGGCTTTGCGCCCTTCGATTTCTTCGCCCGGCACAAGGAGAACGAAAAAGAGATCCTGCGCGTCTACCGTTCGGCCAATGCCGACGTCGATGCCGGCGAATCGATCACGCCGGCGGCCGAATGGCTGCTTGACAACCACTACATCATCGAAGAAGCGATCCAGGAAGTCCGCCGCGATTTTCCGAAGAAATTCTACGATCAGCTGCAGACGATCACCATCGACGGCATGGTGATGCCGCGCACGCTGGCACTCGCCTGGCTCTATGTCGCCCACACGCACAGCACCGTGTCCAACCAGGGCCTGCTCGCACTCGTCGAAGGCTTCCAGTCGCACGAGATGCTGAAGATCGGCGAACTCTGGGCGGTTCCATCGCTGGTGCGCTATGTTCTGGTCGATAACCTGCGTCGCATCTCCAGCCGCGTCGAGCAGAGCCGCCTGACGCGCAAGAAGGCCAACGCCGCCGTCGATGAACTGATCCGTATCAATGACGACGCCAAGGTCACCGAGTTTCTGAGGACGCTCGAACCCTACACATCAGACAATACCTTCGCCACGCAGTTCCTCTATCGCCTGCGCGACGGTTCGCACACGTCGGGCCTTGCCGTCACCTGGCTGGAAAGGCGTTTGGCGGACGCCGGCACCGACGCCGAAACCGTCATGATGGCCGAGCACAACCGCTTGTCGTCCGGCAATGTGACGATGGGCAACATCATCAAAAGCCTGCGCCTGATCGACGACACCGACTGGTCGGGCTGGGTCGAGGAGGTCAGCGCGGTCGACAAGCTGCTCTGGGACGAGACCGACTACGCCAAGCTCGATCCTGGCTCGCGCAACAGCTATCGCCGCGCCATCGAAAAGCTTGCGCGCCGTTCCGACAAGACGGAAATGGAGATCGCTCAGGTCGCCATGGCCATGACCGAGGCGGCCAAGGTCTCGGGCGAGCCGCAGCCGCATGAGCCGAATATCGGCGATTTCATCGTCGGCCAGCAGATCGAGAAGCTGGAAAAGGCGATCGGCTTCAGCCCGAAGCTGTCGCAGCGTTTTGTTCGCCAGTGGCGCAAGTTCAACTGGCTGGCGATCGCCGCCCCCGTTCTTCTGCTCACCGTCATCGCTCTTTGGATCGTCGGTTATTTCATGATCCAGGCTGGTATGGGCTGGGCTGAAACCATCATCCTGCTGTTGATGTTCTCGCTGCCGGCATCCGAGGGCGCCACCGGCCTGTTCAACTTCGTGGTCACCATGTACCTCACGCCGGCGCGTCTCGTCGGCTATGAGTTCAAGGAGGGCATTCCGGAAGAGGCCCGCACGCTGGTCGTCGTGCCGACATTGATCGCCAATCGCGACAGTGTCGACGAACTGGTGCGCAACATCGAGGTTCATTATCTCGCCAATCCGCTCGGCGAGGTCTATTACGCGCTGCTCAGCGACTGGCCGGACAGCAAGGAAGAAGAGAGCGAACGCGATCTGGAAATTCTGGATTACGCCCGCCGCGAAGTCGCCAATCTCTCGGCCCGCTATGCAGAGGACGGCAAGCAGCGCTTCTATCTGCTGCACCGTCGCCGCCTCTACAATCCGGCTGAAGGTGCCTGGATGGGCTGGGAGCGCAAGCGCGGCAAGCTGCACGAGCTGAACCTGCTGCTGCGCGGCGATCGCGATACGACCTTCCTGCCCGGTGCCAATGCCGTGCCGAAGGACGTGAAGTACGTCATGACGCTCGATTCCGACACGCGCCTGGTGCGCGACACGGTCACGAAGCTCGTCGGCAAGCTGCATCATCCGATCAACCGGCCGGTGTTCGATCCCGAGAGCAAGCGTGTTGTCCGCGGTTATGGTGTGCTGCAGCCGCGCGTCACCCCGTCGTTGACGACCGGCAAGGACGCCTCCGTGTTCCAGCGCGTCTTCTCCGTCAATCGCGGTCTCGACCCCTATGTCTTTGCTGTCTCCGACGTCTATCAGGACCTGGTCGAGGAAGGCACCTTCACCGGCAAGGGCCTCTATCATGTCGATGCTTTCGAGGCCTCGCTGAAGGGCAAGATCGAGGAGAACGCGGTTCTCAGCCACGATCTGCTCGAAGGCTCGATGGCGCGCTGCGCGCTCGTCACCGACTGCGAACTCGTCGAGGATTTCCCGATCCGTTACGAAGTGGAAGTCTCGCGCCAGCATCGCTGGGCCCGCGGCGACTGGCAGCTGCTCCCCTATCTCTTCAATCCGAAGCGCGGCGTCACCGGCCTCGGCCGCTGGAAGATGATGGACAATCTGCGCCGCTCATTGACGCCGATCGCCTGGTTCTTCGCCTCCGTTCTCGGCTGGTATTTCATGGGACCGTTCGCCGCCCTTATCTGGCAGATCCTGTTGATCTTCTGCCTGTTCGTGGCACCGACGCTGTCGCTGATCAACGGCATCATTCCCCGCACCAGCGATATCGTCGCCCGCGCCCATCTCTATACGGTCTGGTCTGATATCCGCGCCGCCAATGCGCAAGTGGCGCTACGCATCGTCTTCATTGCCGACGGCGCCTGCATCATGGCTGACGCCATTGGCCGCTCGCTCTACCGTGCCTTCGTCAGCCGCAAGCTGATGCTGCAATGGCGCACGGCGGCCAGCGCCCAGGCAGCGGCACAGACGACGATCCTCGGCCATTACCGCGTCATGTGGCACGCGCCGGTGCTGGCGCTGCTGGCATTGGCCTTCGCATCGGTGTCCGGCGACAACGCCTTCTTCGTCGGCATTCCCTTCGCATTGCTCTGGATGTTGTCGCCGGCCATCGCCTGGTATGTCAGCCAGACGGCGGAAACCGAAGACAAGCTCGAAGTGCCGGAAAGCGTTTCGGCCGAGCTGCGCAAGATTGCGCGGCGCACCTGGCGCTATTTCGACACCTTCGTGGTCGACCAGCAAAACCATCTGCCGCCGGACAACGTGCAGCAGACGCCGCATGCCGTGGTCGCTTCGCGCACCTCGCCGACCAATATCGGCGTCTACCTGCTCTCGGTGATCTCGGCCCGCAATTTCGGCTGGACCTCCTTCGAGGAAACCATCGATCGCATGGAAAAGACGATGGCGACCGTCGAGAAGCTCGAGAAGTTCCGCGGGCATCTCTGCAACTGGTATCATACCGACACGCTGAAGCCGATGGGCGCGCGCTATGTCTCGGCGGTCGATAGCGGCAATTTCGCCGGCCACCTGATCGCCGTGTCTTCGGCCTGCCGCATCTGGGCGGAAGCGCCCTCCGCGCATATGCAGGGTAATCTCGACGGCATCGGCGATGTCGCCGGCATTCTCGGTGAAATGCTTGCCGAACTGCCGGATGATCGCAAAACCGTACGTCCGCTGCGTCATCGACTGGAAGAGCGCATCATCGGCTTCCGCAACGCTCTGGCGGCGGTCAAGCGCGAGCACGAGTTCGCCTCGATACGCATCATCAACCTGTCGGTCCTGGCGCATGATATCCAGAAGCTTGCCGCCAACCTCGACCATGAGGTCAAGTCACCGCAGAGCGGCGAAGTGCTCACCTGGTCGGAATCGCTGGTGAAGGTCTGCGAAGGCCATATCGCCGACAGCGTCTTCGATCTTGCCAATGTCGATGCGCTACGTCAGCGCCTGGCAAAGCTGCGCGACCGCATGCGCGAGATCGCCTTCGGGATGGATTTCAGTTTCCTCTACCGTCCGGAACGGCGCCTGCTTTCCATCGGCTTCCGCGTGGAAACCAACGAACTCGATGCCGCCTGCTACGACTTGCTGGCGTCGGAAGCCCGCCTCACCAGCCTCTTTGCCATCGCCAAGGGCGATCTGCCGACGGAACATTGGTACCGCCTCGGCCGCCAGGTCGTGCCGATCGGCTCGCGGGGCGCGCTGGTTTCCTGGTCCGGCTCGATGTTCGAATATCTGATGCCGCCGCTCGTGATGCAGGAGCGCCAGGGCGGTATCCTCAACCAGACGAACAATCTGATTGTTCAGGAGCAGATGAACTATGCCAAGCGCCTGGGCGCGGGCATTCCCTGGGGCATTTCGGAAGCGGCCTTCAACGCCCGCGACCATTATATGCACTACCAGTACACCAACTTCGGCGTGCCCTCGCTCGGCCTGAAGCGCGGCCTCGGCCAGAATGCGGTCATCGCGCCCTATGCCTCTATCCTCGCCAGCCAGTACCGTCCGGAAGCGGCACTCGAAAATCTGCAGAAGCTGCGAAAGGTCGGCGCGCTCGGCACCTATGGCTTCCACGACGCTGTCGACTTCACGCCGACCCGCGTTCCGGAAGGCAAGAAGTGCGCGGTTGTCTACAACTACTATGCCCACCATCACGGCATGTCGATCGCGGCTATTGCCAATGTTGCCTTCAACGGGCGTCTGCGTGAACTGTTTCACGCCGATCCGGTGATCGAGGCGGCCGAACTGCTGTTGCAGGAAAAAGCACCGCGCGACATTCCGGTCATGGCTGCCAAGCATGAGAGCGACCAGCCGGCCAACATCCAGGAAGATATGCTGCGCCCGGAAATCCGGAAGATCGCCGATCCGGCCACGCAGGATCGCGAACTCGCCTTCCTTTCCAACGGTCATTACTCCGTCATGCTGACAGCGACCGGCGCCGGCTATTCGCGCTGGAACGGCCTGTCCGTCTCGCGTTGGCGGCCCGATCCGACGGAAGATCGCTGGGGCACCTTCATCTTCCTGCGCGATACTGTCTCCGGCCAATGGTGGTCCACGACGTCGGAGCCGCGCAGCGTCGAAGGTGAGAAGGTCAAGGTCTCCTTCAGCGACGAAAAGGTGGAATACACCAAGACCATCGGCGATCTGACCAGTGAGGTCGAGTGCATCGTCGGAACAGAAAACGATGCCGAAGGCCGTCGCGTCACGCTGCTCAACATGGGTACGGAAGACCGCTTCATCGAAGTGACCTCCTATCTCGAGCCGGCGATCGCCAGTGATGATGTCGATTCAGGTCACCCCGTCTTTGCGCGCATGTTCGTGCGCACGGAAATCGGCAGCAGCGGCGACGTGATCCGCGCCGAGCGCAACAAGCGCGATTACAACGAACCGGATATGTCGATCGCCCATCTGGTCGTCGACAATGCCGGCTCCGAGCGTCCGACCGAATTCGAGACGGATCGCCGCAAGTTCCTCGGCCGCGGCCGCACGCTTGCGGAAGCTGCGGCATTCGATCCGGGCGCAACCTTGTCCGGTACGGACGGTTTCACGATGGACGCCTGTCTGTCGCTGCGCCGGGTCGTGCGCGTGCCTGCCGGCAAGAAGGTCAGCATCATCTTCTGGACAATTGCCGCGCCGAACCGCGAGGATGTCGACAAGGCTGTCGAACGCTACCGCAATCCCGATACCTTCGGGGTTGAGCTCACGCAGGCCTGGACCCGCACGCAGATGCAGATGCGCCATGTCGGCGTCACCTCGCAGCAGGCGGCAGCCTTCCAGAAGCTCGCCCGCTATCTCGTCTATCCGGATATGCACCTGCGCGCCGACGGCGCCACCGTTCAGGCCGGCCTGCATTCGCAGTCGGCGCTCTGGCCGGTGACCATCTCGGGTGATTTCCCGATCTTCACCTTGCGCATCAACGACGACATCGACCTTGAAATCGCCAGAGAAGCGCTGAGCGCGGCGGAATACATGCGTTCGCGCGGCATCAATGCCGATCTTGTGATCGTCAACGAGCGCGCAGCAGACCTCGCCCAGGACATGCAGCGCGAACTGGACAAGCTTGTCGAGCACGTCCGCCACAATCAGGGCGACGGGCTGCGGCAGAACATCTTTTCGGTGCGCAAGGATCTGATCGAGAACGAGACCTACCAGCAGATCCTCGCCACCTCGCGGGTGATCTTCCATGCGCGCAACGGCAAGCTCGTCGACCAGATCGCGCGTGCCGCAACGCTCTTCGCGTCCGCGCAGTCCGATGAGTCGGCACCAGTCAATCGGCTTGCCGTTCCGATGATACCGCAGGGGTCGGTCTTCGCGTCCGATGTTTTGGAATCGCAGGACGATCTCGATTTCTGGAACGGTTATGGCGGCTTCGCCGACAATGGCCGCGAATATGTCGTCCGGCTTGCCGGCGGCCAGTCGACGCCGCAGCCGTGGGTCAACGTCATCTCCAACGAGCGCTTCGGCTTCCATGTGCCTGCCGAAGGCGGCGGTTTCACCTGGAGCCACAATTCCCGCGACTATCAGTTGACCCCGTGGACCAACGACATGGTGATCAACCGTCCGGGTGAGGCGCTTTACGTGACCGACCTCGACAGCAACACGGTGATGACTCCCTATGCGGGCCTGTCGCGCAACCCGAAGGTCCAATATGAGGCCCGTCACGGTCTCGGCTATTCGGTGTTCTCGAGCGAACAGGACGGCATAGCGCTGGAACTGGCGCAAACGGTCGACCGCGAGCGCCCCGTCAAGCTCTTCCGTCTGCGTGTCCGCAACACGGGCGCCGGTGCCCGCCGCCTGCGGCTCTACAATTATGCGGAATGGGTGCTTGGCACCAATCCGCATAAGACGAGACCGTTCATCCTGTCGTCGCTGGACGAAGAGACCGGTGCGCTGTTTGCCAACAATCCCTACAGCATCGACTATTCCAAGCGTGTTGCCTTTATGGCGGCAAGCGAGGCGCATTCGAGTTTCTCGGCCAGCCGCCGCGAATTCATCGGCCGCTACGGCACGGTGCAGATGCCGGAGGCCGTCGTTTCTGGCGCCGTCCTTTCCAACTCCACCGATCTCGACGGCGATCCCTGCGCGGCGCTCGCCTTCGACCTGACCGTCGCAGCCGGCGAGCAGAAGGATATCTGCTTCTATATGGGCGATACGGCTTCTCTCGAAGAGGCGCGTGCTTTGGTCGCCGATATCCGCAAAGCCGATTTCGAGACTGTGCTTTCGGCCAGCCGCGGCTTCTGGGATGGCTTCACCGGCCGTCTGCAGATCTCGACGCCGGACAAGGCGATGAACAACATGATCAACGCTTGGCTCCCCTATCAGAGCCTTGGCTGCCGCATCATGGCACGCACCGCTTTCTACCAGTCTTCGGGCGCCTTCGGCTTCCGCGACCAGCTTCAGGATACGCTGGCCTTCCTCATGCATGCGCCGGAGCTTGCCCGAAAGCAGATCCTGAATGCGGCGCAACGCCAGTTCCGCGAAGGCGACGTGCAGCATTGGTGGCTGCCGGGCAGCGGCGCGGGCGTGCGCACGAGTATCTCGGACGACGTCGTCTGGCTCGCCTATGCCATCGACCAGTACTGCACCGTGACTGGTGACAAGTCGCTTCTCGACGAAGAGCTTGCCTTCGTCGAAGGGGCCGCCCTGATGCCCGGCACGCACGACGTCTTCTATCAGCCGACCGTTTCGCAGGATAAGGTCAGCGTCTACGAGCATGCGGCCTTGGCCCTCGATCTCGCTATCAAGCGCAAGGGCGGCAACGGCCTGCCGCTGATCCTCGGCGGCGACTGGAACGACGGCATGAACCGCGTCGGTATCCAGGGCCGTGGCGAAAGCGTCTGGCTCGGCTGGTTCCTGGCTGGCACCCTCACCGCTTTCCTACCCTATGCGGAAGCGCGGGGCGACAAGGAGCGCGTCGAGCGCTGGAAGAAGCACCTGCCGGAATTGCGCAAGGCGCTGGAAACGGCGGGCTGGGATGGCAGTCACTATCGCCGCGGCTATTTCGACGACGGCAGCCCGCTCGGCTCGGACGAGAATTTCGAATGCCAGATCGATTCGATCGCCCAGTCCTGGAACATTCTCTCCGGTGAAGGCGATCGCGGGCGCGGCGAGATGGCGATGAATGCCGTTCTTGAAAAGCTTGTAGACGATGACAACCGCATCATCCGGCTGTTCACGCCTCCATTCGCCAAGTCGGCGCGCGATCCGGGCTACATCAAGTCCTATCCGCCGGGTGTGCGCGAAAACGGCGGCCAGTATACCCACGCCGCGACCTGGGTGGTGATGGCGCTGGCGGAAATGAATCGTGGCGACGATGCCTGGCATTGCTTCGACATGCTCAACCCCGTCAACCATGCACGCGATCGTGATCAGGCCGATACGTATCGTGTAGAGCCCTATGTGGTTGCTGCTGATATTTACGGTGAAGGACAATTGACCGGCCGTGGCGGCTGGACTTGGTACACGGGGTCAGCCGGCTGGCTGTATCGCGTCGCTGTCGAAGGCATTCTCGGTATCCGAGTGAAAAACGGCCGACTTTTCGTCAAGCCGGCATTGCCTTCGAGCTGGGATAGCTTTGCGGCGGACCTCGATCTGCCGAGCGGAAATTACCGCATTTCCGTCTCAAAAGCGCCCGATGCTAAGGGATACTTGGTGTCCGTGAATGACAGGGCGATCGCCCATCCCGAAGAGGGCTATCCGATCGGACAGTAG